One Sphingomonas sabuli genomic region harbors:
- a CDS encoding DMT family transporter, whose protein sequence is MTDIRPAAPPAATAAAAPMGRTEWAMLGLLALIWGSAFLFIKVAVQDFVPVTYVWFRLVIAAAALAGGLALLGRPLRLPWRVWGAIAILAILNNIVPFMLFGWGQQHIASGLAAILQATTPIFAVLAAHFLTVDEKLVVRRLVGVLVGFAGVAVMIGPQIVGDSGNHLVAQLACLVGSLLYALAGIFARRFQAMGVAPLQLAAGQFVAGAIMLAPVALLFGQPFDSLPTSWQAWGAVAVLALVCSAFAYIVFFRLLERAGATNSMLVTLLVPPIAILVGAAVLGERLSINQFAGLGLIALGLAAIDGRLLSWLRGGRPRRAA, encoded by the coding sequence ATGACTGATATTCGTCCCGCCGCACCGCCGGCGGCAACCGCCGCGGCGGCGCCGATGGGCCGTACCGAATGGGCGATGCTCGGCCTGCTGGCGCTGATCTGGGGCTCGGCCTTCCTGTTCATCAAGGTCGCGGTGCAGGACTTCGTGCCGGTCACCTACGTGTGGTTCCGGCTGGTCATCGCCGCCGCCGCCCTGGCCGGCGGGCTTGCCCTGCTCGGCCGTCCGTTGCGCCTGCCGTGGCGCGTGTGGGGCGCGATCGCCATCCTCGCCATCCTCAACAACATCGTCCCCTTCATGCTGTTCGGCTGGGGCCAGCAGCATATCGCCAGCGGCCTTGCCGCCATTCTCCAGGCGACGACTCCGATCTTCGCCGTGCTGGCGGCGCATTTCCTGACCGTCGACGAAAAACTGGTCGTGCGCCGCCTGGTCGGCGTGCTGGTCGGTTTTGCCGGGGTCGCGGTGATGATCGGCCCGCAGATCGTCGGCGACAGCGGCAATCACCTGGTGGCGCAGCTCGCCTGCCTCGTCGGCTCCCTGCTCTACGCGCTGGCCGGCATTTTTGCCCGCCGTTTCCAGGCCATGGGCGTCGCCCCGCTCCAGCTGGCGGCGGGCCAATTCGTCGCCGGGGCGATCATGCTCGCCCCCGTCGCCCTGCTGTTCGGACAGCCGTTCGATTCCCTGCCCACCTCGTGGCAGGCCTGGGGCGCGGTCGCGGTGCTGGCGCTCGTCTGCTCGGCCTTCGCCTACATCGTCTTCTTCCGGCTGCTGGAGCGCGCCGGGGCGACCAATTCGATGCTCGTCACGCTGCTTGTCCCGCCGATCGCAATCCTGGTCGGCGCGGCGGTGCTGGGCGAACGGCTGAGCATCAACCAGTTCGCCGGCCTCGGGCTGATCGCGCTCGGTCTCGCCGCGATCGACGGGCGGCTGCTCAGCTGGCTGCGGGGCGGCCGGCCTCGGCGAGCAGCTTAG
- a CDS encoding cob(I)yrinic acid a,c-diamide adenosyltransferase yields the protein MVKLNKIYTRTGDTGSAGLVDGSRVSKSSLRMTAIGEVDEANAAVGLAIASLGDQPLAAQLRTVQNELFDLGADIATPGEIDGALRIVPAQVARLERDIDAMNADLDPLTSFILPGGSVEVAALHLARTVVRRAERAAVALNADDPINPDALAYLNRLSDHLFVAARFVAATQGGDILWRPGETR from the coding sequence ATGGTCAAGCTCAACAAGATTTACACCCGCACCGGCGATACCGGCAGCGCCGGGCTGGTCGATGGATCGCGGGTCAGCAAGTCGAGCCTGCGCATGACCGCGATCGGCGAGGTCGACGAGGCCAATGCCGCCGTCGGGCTGGCCATCGCGTCGCTTGGCGACCAGCCGCTCGCCGCGCAGCTGCGCACCGTTCAGAACGAACTGTTCGACCTTGGCGCCGACATCGCCACCCCGGGCGAGATCGACGGCGCGCTGCGCATCGTCCCGGCGCAGGTTGCGCGGCTGGAACGCGATATCGACGCGATGAACGCCGACCTCGATCCGCTGACCAGTTTCATCCTGCCCGGCGGGTCGGTCGAAGTCGCCGCCTTGCACCTCGCCCGGACGGTCGTCCGCCGCGCCGAACGGGCCGCCGTGGCACTGAACGCGGACGATCCGATCAACCCCGACGCGCTCGCATATTTGAACCGATTGTCCGACCATCTGTTCGTTGCAGCGCGGTTCGTTGCCGCAACACAGGGCGGAGACATTCTTTGGCGACCCGGCGAAACCCGCTAG
- a CDS encoding HNH endonuclease, which translates to MYHPEPIRHPDGCPALVLNADYTPLSYFPLSLWPWQTAVKAMFLERVDVVAHYDREVHSATMALKLPSVIALRQFVRPNEYPAFTRFNLFLRDRFRCVYCGSHKELTFDHVVPRAQGGRTTWENVATACAPCNLRKGGRTPRQAGLHIEREPIRPTSWQLQDHGRSFPPNYLHDTWRDYLYWDVELDP; encoded by the coding sequence ATGTATCATCCCGAGCCGATACGCCATCCGGATGGCTGCCCAGCCCTGGTCCTCAACGCCGATTACACGCCATTGTCCTATTTCCCGCTGAGCCTGTGGCCGTGGCAGACGGCGGTGAAGGCGATGTTCCTGGAGCGGGTGGACGTGGTCGCCCATTACGACCGCGAAGTGCACAGCGCGACGATGGCCTTGAAGCTGCCGTCGGTGATTGCGCTGCGCCAGTTCGTCCGGCCCAACGAATATCCCGCCTTCACCCGGTTCAACCTGTTCCTTCGCGACCGTTTCCGCTGCGTCTATTGCGGGTCGCACAAGGAATTGACCTTCGACCATGTCGTGCCGCGCGCGCAGGGCGGCCGGACAACGTGGGAGAATGTCGCCACCGCTTGCGCGCCGTGCAACCTGCGCAAGGGCGGCCGCACCCCGCGCCAGGCCGGGCTGCACATCGAACGCGAGCCCATTCGGCCGACCAGCTGGCAATTGCAGGACCATGGCCGCAGCTTTCCGCCCAATTACCTCCACGATACGTGGCGCGATTACCTGTACTGGGACGTCGAGCTCGATCCGTAG
- the mddA gene encoding methanethiol S-methyltransferase, which translates to MSRALTLVFAIFAYAVFFATFLYLILFVGDFSLGSVTLRTVNAPPTTLPVAGALAIDVALIALFGIQHSVMARQGFKKAWTRVVPPYAERSVYVLIASLILVILFRFWEAVPIVIWDLSRTLLSGPIWLVFWAGWLTVLTSTFLINHFELFGLQQAWFRLRNRKFEEPQFRTPFLYRFVRHPLYLGFMLAFWAVPTMTVSHLVLAIGMSAYMIIAIGYEERDLVGFHGDKYEEYRGRVGMLLPRFGRRA; encoded by the coding sequence ATGTCCCGTGCGCTGACCCTGGTTTTCGCCATCTTCGCCTACGCCGTCTTTTTCGCGACCTTTCTCTACCTGATCCTGTTCGTCGGGGACTTCAGCCTTGGGTCGGTGACGCTGCGCACGGTCAACGCGCCGCCGACGACCCTGCCGGTCGCCGGCGCGCTGGCCATCGATGTCGCCCTCATCGCGCTGTTCGGCATCCAGCACAGCGTGATGGCGCGCCAGGGGTTCAAGAAGGCCTGGACGCGCGTCGTTCCGCCTTATGCGGAACGCAGCGTCTACGTGCTGATCGCCAGCCTGATCCTCGTCATCCTGTTCCGCTTCTGGGAAGCGGTGCCGATCGTCATCTGGGACCTGTCGCGCACGCTCCTGTCCGGTCCGATTTGGCTGGTGTTCTGGGCCGGCTGGCTGACGGTCCTGACCAGCACCTTTTTGATCAACCATTTCGAACTGTTCGGCCTGCAACAGGCTTGGTTCCGGCTGCGCAACCGCAAGTTCGAGGAGCCGCAGTTCCGCACACCCTTCCTCTATCGTTTCGTCCGCCACCCGCTGTACCTGGGCTTCATGCTCGCCTTTTGGGCGGTGCCGACGATGACCGTCAGCCACCTCGTGCTGGCGATCGGCATGTCCGCCTACATGATCATCGCCATCGGCTACGAGGAACGCGACCTGGTCGGCTTCCACGGCGACAAATATGAGGAGTATCGCGGCCGGGTCGGCATGCTGCTGCCCCGTTTCGGCCGGCGCGCCTGA
- a CDS encoding pyrimidine 5'-nucleotidase, whose protein sequence is MKPPYDRVDDWIFDLDNCLYPASTGLFTLIDERMNAYIRRLLDCDAIEAHRVQKAHFHAHGTTLAGLMAEHDVDPTDFLTDVHAIPMDRIERNDRLAASLDRLPGRKFIFTNGDANYAGRVLDSIGIADRFDDMHDIHASSYKPKPDPHGYALLCERFGIDPARALFADDIACNLAPAKALGMTTVWVDNGSERGTHGHGDFIDHRIEDVSDWLEDILGEAS, encoded by the coding sequence ATGAAGCCGCCATACGACCGCGTCGACGACTGGATCTTCGACCTCGACAATTGCCTGTACCCGGCGTCGACCGGCCTGTTCACGCTGATCGACGAGCGCATGAACGCTTATATCCGCCGCCTGCTCGACTGCGATGCGATCGAGGCGCACCGGGTGCAGAAGGCGCATTTCCATGCGCACGGAACGACGCTTGCGGGGCTCATGGCCGAACATGACGTCGACCCGACCGACTTCCTCACCGACGTCCATGCCATTCCGATGGACCGGATCGAGCGCAACGACCGGCTTGCCGCCAGCCTCGATCGTCTGCCCGGCCGCAAGTTCATCTTCACCAACGGCGACGCCAATTACGCCGGGCGGGTGCTCGACAGCATCGGGATCGCCGACCGTTTCGACGACATGCACGACATCCACGCCAGCAGTTACAAGCCCAAGCCCGACCCGCACGGCTATGCCTTGCTGTGCGAACGGTTCGGTATCGACCCGGCGCGGGCCCTGTTCGCCGACGACATCGCCTGCAACCTGGCCCCGGCGAAAGCGCTGGGCATGACCACGGTGTGGGTCGACAACGGGTCCGAACGCGGTACGCACGGACACGGCGATTTCATCGACCATCGTATCGAAGACGTCAGCGACTGGCTGGAAGACATTCTCGGGGAGGCATCATGA
- a CDS encoding YggT family protein, with product MLHALFNIAHLLLSVLTWIVIIQVILSWLVAFNVVNTSSGVVRSIALALEKITAPLYRPIRAVLPDFGGIDFSPLVLLLLIRIVDMLLAGAEASLYTGTL from the coding sequence ATGCTCCACGCTCTCTTCAATATCGCCCACCTGCTGCTGTCGGTGCTGACCTGGATCGTCATCATCCAGGTCATCCTCAGCTGGCTGGTCGCCTTCAACGTGGTCAACACCAGCAGCGGCGTGGTCCGCTCGATCGCGCTCGCGCTCGAAAAAATCACTGCGCCCTTGTACCGGCCGATCCGTGCCGTCCTGCCGGATTTCGGCGGCATCGACTTCTCGCCGCTGGTGCTGCTGCTGCTGATCCGCATCGTCGACATGCTGCTCGCGGGTGCCGAGGCCAGCCTCTACACCGGGACCCTATGA
- a CDS encoding response regulator transcription factor translates to MEFALQMRSVSDQPRVLVVERNRTYLGVLARRLAEFGYRVATADNAQAALAEMYRIPVDLVLADANLPGTSGIELVRMIRHDPVHAPMPVLLVVGRSESSAAVDALRAGADGVVRKPCHFDVLGATIARQIERADAVKRLAGDKAALDAKIISRVIELREAQEELRHSEAERRRLAAIVEGKAA, encoded by the coding sequence ATGGAATTCGCCTTGCAGATGCGCAGCGTCAGCGACCAGCCCCGCGTGCTGGTGGTGGAACGCAACCGGACTTATCTTGGCGTGCTCGCGCGGCGGCTGGCTGAGTTCGGCTATCGCGTCGCAACCGCCGACAATGCGCAGGCCGCGCTGGCCGAGATGTATCGCATTCCGGTCGACCTGGTGCTGGCCGACGCCAACCTGCCCGGGACCAGCGGGATCGAACTGGTGCGGATGATCCGCCATGACCCGGTCCATGCGCCGATGCCGGTGCTGCTGGTGGTCGGCCGGTCGGAATCAAGCGCGGCGGTCGATGCGCTTCGCGCCGGCGCCGACGGCGTGGTTCGCAAGCCGTGTCATTTCGACGTCCTGGGCGCGACCATCGCCCGCCAGATTGAGCGGGCCGACGCGGTCAAGCGGCTGGCCGGGGACAAGGCCGCGCTGGATGCCAAGATCATCAGCCGCGTGATCGAACTGCGCGAGGCGCAGGAGGAGTTGCGCCACAGCGAGGCCGAGCGCCGGCGGCTGGCCGCGATCGTCGAGGGCAAGGCCGCCTAG
- a CDS encoding TlpA family protein disulfide reductase, whose amino-acid sequence MNRWTILAAAVPLALLGACGENAADEPVEQVAGVPAKGLDRSHAGTPMPDVEILAPDGSTESLADAERVPILLNLWATWCAPCKKELPTLNALARKHDGDGALAVIAVSQDVGPQTSIEAALAELGAADLGAYQDPKMALTSALGVQVMPTTVLYDASGREIWRYVGDLDWAGAEAAKLLAEAGRPAAS is encoded by the coding sequence ATGAACCGATGGACGATTCTGGCGGCCGCGGTGCCGCTCGCCCTGCTTGGCGCGTGCGGGGAGAATGCGGCGGACGAGCCGGTGGAACAGGTGGCGGGCGTGCCGGCCAAGGGCCTCGACCGAAGCCATGCGGGCACGCCGATGCCCGACGTCGAAATCCTGGCCCCGGACGGCAGTACCGAAAGCCTGGCGGATGCCGAGCGGGTGCCCATCCTGCTCAACCTGTGGGCGACCTGGTGCGCACCGTGCAAGAAGGAGCTGCCGACACTCAACGCCTTGGCGCGCAAGCATGACGGGGACGGGGCGCTGGCGGTGATCGCGGTCAGCCAGGACGTCGGCCCGCAAACGTCGATCGAAGCCGCGCTCGCCGAACTCGGGGCCGCGGACCTGGGCGCTTACCAGGATCCCAAGATGGCGCTGACCAGCGCGCTTGGCGTGCAGGTGATGCCGACGACCGTGCTCTACGATGCGTCGGGCCGCGAGATATGGCGGTATGTCGGCGACCTCGACTGGGCCGGCGCCGAAGCGGCTAAGCTGCTCGCCGAGGCCGGCCGCCCCGCAGCCAGCTGA
- the egtB gene encoding ergothioneine biosynthesis protein EgtB produces the protein MATRRNPLDEPATALAERFAATRALTRELAAPLSDADATIQPFPDASPAKWHMAHTSWFFETFVLRDHVAGYRAFDDRFAYLFNSYYDGEGARHDRPKRGMISRPTLDEVRAYRAHVDAAVIDAFGSLGPAALELVEIGINHEQQHQELFLTDILATLAENPTNPVYAKADAAPCHAPEPLSFLPGRTGIVEIGANGGGFAFDSETPRHRTILHPHAIASRPVTNGEWRDFINDGGYEKPSLWLSEGWDWVNREAVHAPLYWRGEGLAFTLAGVVDLDPAAPVAHVSYYEADAFARWAGARLPTEAEWEDFAASADPNIGNQLDRAEAVMPKAPGDIFGDVWEWTQSAFAAYPGFVPAEGTVGEYNGKFMCGQFVLKGASCATPRGHSRATYRNFFPPHARWQFTGLRLARDS, from the coding sequence TTGGCGACCCGGCGAAACCCGCTAGACGAGCCCGCGACCGCGCTTGCGGAGCGTTTCGCCGCGACTCGCGCGCTGACCCGCGAGCTTGCCGCGCCCTTGTCCGACGCCGATGCGACGATCCAGCCGTTTCCCGACGCGTCCCCCGCCAAATGGCACATGGCGCACACCAGCTGGTTCTTCGAAACCTTCGTCCTGCGCGATCATGTCGCGGGCTATCGCGCGTTCGACGACCGCTTCGCTTACCTGTTCAACAGCTATTACGACGGGGAAGGCGCGCGCCACGACCGGCCCAAGCGCGGGATGATCAGCCGCCCTACCCTCGACGAGGTTCGCGCCTATCGCGCCCATGTCGACGCGGCGGTCATCGACGCCTTCGGCTCGCTTGGACCGGCGGCGCTCGAACTGGTTGAAATCGGCATCAATCACGAACAGCAGCACCAGGAACTGTTCCTTACCGACATCCTTGCCACGCTGGCGGAAAACCCGACCAATCCCGTCTATGCCAAGGCGGATGCTGCGCCCTGCCACGCGCCGGAACCGCTCAGCTTCCTGCCCGGCCGCACCGGCATCGTCGAGATCGGGGCAAACGGCGGCGGCTTCGCGTTCGACAGCGAAACGCCGCGTCACCGCACCATCCTGCACCCCCATGCCATTGCCAGCCGCCCGGTCACCAACGGCGAATGGCGCGATTTCATCAACGACGGCGGCTATGAAAAGCCGTCATTGTGGCTGTCGGAAGGCTGGGACTGGGTGAACCGCGAAGCCGTTCACGCCCCGCTCTACTGGCGCGGCGAAGGGCTGGCCTTCACCCTTGCCGGGGTGGTCGACCTCGATCCCGCGGCGCCGGTCGCCCACGTGTCCTATTACGAAGCCGACGCCTTCGCCCGCTGGGCCGGGGCGCGCTTGCCGACCGAGGCCGAATGGGAAGATTTCGCCGCTTCCGCCGATCCCAATATCGGCAACCAGCTCGACCGCGCCGAGGCGGTGATGCCGAAGGCGCCGGGCGACATCTTCGGCGACGTCTGGGAATGGACGCAAAGCGCCTTTGCCGCTTATCCCGGCTTCGTCCCGGCCGAAGGCACGGTCGGCGAATATAACGGCAAGTTCATGTGCGGGCAGTTCGTGCTCAAGGGCGCCAGCTGCGCGACGCCGCGCGGCCATTCGCGCGCCACCTACCGCAATTTCTTCCCCCCGCATGCGCGGTGGCAGTTCACGGGGCTTAGGCTTGCCCGCGACTCCTGA
- the gluQRS gene encoding tRNA glutamyl-Q(34) synthetase GluQRS: MLTTRFAPSPTGPLHLGHAYSAVQAHRVARENDGRFLLRIEDLDQTRSRAEFVDGIVEDLRWLGLDWDGDPVVQSTRTDAYRAALDRLRDMGLVYACFCSRGDIAAALSAPHARPDHYPGTCRALPDNPERRARDPHSWRLNAGKALARVPPPAWTDNDRTLHASADDFDDEILARKDAPAAYHLACVVDDAASGVNLVVRGMDLRASTPVQRLLQILLGLPEPAYFHHRLVLTDDGRRLAKRDRAPTLAALRDTGVDGPALAEDLRTGLVPSGFRLAVA, encoded by the coding sequence ATGTTGACCACCCGCTTTGCCCCGTCGCCGACCGGTCCGTTGCATCTTGGCCACGCCTACAGCGCGGTTCAGGCGCATCGCGTGGCGCGGGAAAATGACGGCCGCTTCCTGCTGCGCATCGAGGACCTCGACCAGACCCGCAGCCGTGCCGAATTCGTCGACGGCATCGTCGAAGACCTGCGCTGGCTCGGCCTCGACTGGGATGGCGATCCGGTCGTCCAGTCGACACGGACCGACGCCTATCGCGCCGCGCTCGACCGGTTGCGCGACATGGGACTGGTCTACGCCTGCTTCTGCAGCCGGGGCGACATCGCCGCCGCCTTGTCCGCACCGCATGCCCGGCCCGACCATTATCCCGGGACGTGCCGCGCCTTGCCCGACAATCCGGAACGGCGGGCGCGCGATCCGCACAGCTGGCGGCTGAACGCGGGCAAGGCCCTGGCCCGGGTGCCGCCGCCGGCATGGACCGACAACGACCGCACGCTGCACGCGTCGGCCGATGATTTCGACGACGAGATCCTGGCCCGCAAGGACGCGCCGGCCGCCTATCACCTCGCCTGCGTGGTCGACGACGCGGCAAGCGGCGTGAACCTGGTGGTGCGCGGCATGGACCTGCGCGCCTCGACCCCGGTTCAGCGGCTGCTGCAAATCCTGCTCGGTCTGCCCGAACCGGCCTATTTCCACCACCGGCTGGTGCTGACCGACGATGGCCGCCGCCTGGCCAAGCGCGACCGCGCGCCGACGCTGGCCGCCCTGCGCGACACCGGCGTCGACGGGCCCGCGCTGGCCGAGGACCTGCGTACCGGACTAGTCCCGTCTGGTTTTCGGCTGGCGGTGGCCTAA
- the dapD gene encoding 2,3,4,5-tetrahydropyridine-2,6-dicarboxylate N-succinyltransferase, with product MNSDIQQVIDNAWEQRDTIGGETRGEVRDAVEAAIAALDSGEARIAEQQDGDWVVHQWLKKAVLLSFRLNPMELIGGGPGGASWWDKVPSKFAGWGEAEFRAAAFRAVPGAIVRRGAFVAPNAVLMPSFVNIGARVGEGAMIDTWATVGSCAQIGRNVHISGGAGIGGVLEPLQAGPVIIEDDCFIGARSEVAEGVVVEQGSVLSMGVFLGASTKIVDRSTGAVSYGRVPAYSVVVPGALPSDKGGPSLACAVIVKRVDERTRSKTSINELLRD from the coding sequence ATGAATTCCGACATCCAGCAGGTGATCGACAACGCCTGGGAACAGCGTGACACGATCGGCGGCGAAACACGGGGCGAGGTTCGCGACGCGGTGGAGGCGGCGATCGCCGCGCTCGACAGCGGCGAGGCCCGCATCGCCGAACAGCAAGACGGCGACTGGGTCGTTCACCAGTGGCTGAAGAAAGCGGTTCTGCTGTCCTTCCGGCTCAACCCGATGGAGCTGATCGGCGGCGGGCCGGGCGGTGCAAGCTGGTGGGACAAGGTGCCGTCCAAGTTCGCCGGCTGGGGCGAGGCCGAATTCAGGGCCGCCGCCTTTCGCGCAGTGCCCGGGGCAATCGTCCGCCGCGGCGCCTTCGTTGCGCCCAATGCCGTGCTGATGCCCAGCTTCGTCAATATCGGCGCCCGCGTCGGCGAAGGGGCGATGATCGACACCTGGGCGACGGTCGGCAGCTGCGCCCAGATCGGCCGCAACGTCCATATCTCCGGCGGCGCCGGCATCGGCGGCGTGCTCGAGCCGTTGCAGGCGGGGCCGGTGATCATCGAGGATGACTGCTTCATCGGTGCCCGTTCTGAAGTCGCCGAAGGCGTCGTCGTCGAACAGGGGTCGGTGCTGTCGATGGGCGTGTTCCTGGGCGCGTCGACCAAGATAGTCGACCGGTCGACCGGCGCCGTCAGCTACGGCCGCGTCCCCGCTTATTCGGTCGTCGTGCCCGGCGCGCTGCCGTCGGACAAGGGCGGGCCAAGCCTGGCCTGCGCGGTGATCGTCAAGCGCGTCGACGAACGCACCCGGTCGAAGACCAGCATCAACGAATTGCTGCGGGACTGA
- the egtD gene encoding L-histidine N(alpha)-methyltransferase: MRGGSSRGLGLPATPDPQFKADALAGLASSIPAIPARWLYDHRGSELFEQITELPSYYPTKTEGALLAEILPELATVIPDGLAVVEFGAGSSTKTPPLLRAIDPAAYVPVDISGDFLEQSAADLRKVVPGLAVLPVAADFARPFDLPATVDGMAKLGFFPGSTIGNFVPRSATDLLRHFRDLLGTGALLLIGMDRVKPVERLVAAYDEPEGVTAAFNLNLLDRINRELDGTIPVDAFAHEARWNDILSRIEMHLVATRDVDFTVDGQAFAFTAGQSIHTENSHKYGQRGARVLLLAGGWTPLREWEAPGGDFSLILAEAQPNRFAP; the protein is encoded by the coding sequence ATGCGCGGTGGCAGTTCACGGGGCTTAGGCTTGCCCGCGACTCCTGATCCGCAGTTCAAGGCCGACGCGCTCGCCGGGCTCGCCTCGTCGATCCCGGCGATTCCCGCGCGCTGGCTGTATGACCATCGCGGGTCCGAACTGTTCGAACAGATCACCGAACTGCCCAGCTATTACCCGACCAAGACGGAAGGCGCGCTGCTGGCCGAAATCCTGCCGGAACTTGCAACCGTCATCCCGGACGGGCTGGCGGTGGTCGAATTCGGCGCGGGATCGTCGACCAAGACCCCGCCGCTGCTCCGTGCGATCGACCCGGCGGCCTATGTCCCCGTCGATATCAGCGGCGATTTCCTCGAACAGAGTGCGGCCGACCTGCGCAAGGTCGTGCCCGGCCTTGCGGTCCTGCCCGTCGCCGCTGATTTCGCCCGCCCGTTCGACCTGCCCGCCACGGTCGACGGCATGGCCAAGCTCGGCTTCTTCCCCGGCTCGACCATCGGCAACTTCGTCCCTCGTAGCGCGACCGACCTGCTGCGCCATTTCCGCGACCTGCTCGGCACCGGTGCGCTGCTGCTGATCGGCATGGACCGGGTCAAGCCGGTCGAACGGCTGGTCGCGGCCTATGACGAGCCCGAAGGCGTCACCGCCGCCTTCAACCTCAACCTGCTCGACCGCATCAACCGCGAGCTCGACGGCACCATCCCGGTCGACGCCTTCGCCCACGAGGCGCGCTGGAACGACATCTTGTCGCGCATCGAAATGCACCTCGTCGCCACGCGCGACGTCGACTTCACCGTCGACGGACAGGCGTTCGCCTTCACGGCCGGCCAGTCGATCCACACCGAAAACAGCCACAAATACGGCCAGCGCGGCGCGCGCGTGCTGCTGCTCGCCGGCGGCTGGACCCCGCTGCGCGAATGGGAAGCGCCCGGCGGCGATTTTTCGCTCATCCTCGCCGAGGCGCAGCCCAACCGCTTCGCCCCCTGA
- a CDS encoding twin transmembrane helix small protein, whose protein sequence is MNVLLIILLVLAMAATAYVLVRGVVTMAQGNVGSSEKQQMWMRKRVMFQAIAIILVVLILLAAGASGS, encoded by the coding sequence ATGAACGTCCTTCTCATCATCCTGCTGGTGCTCGCCATGGCCGCGACCGCCTATGTCCTCGTCCGCGGCGTCGTCACCATGGCGCAGGGCAATGTCGGATCCAGCGAAAAGCAGCAGATGTGGATGCGCAAGCGCGTCATGTTCCAGGCGATCGCCATCATCCTCGTCGTCCTGATCCTGCTCGCTGCCGGCGCGTCCGGGAGCTGA
- a CDS encoding UTP--glucose-1-phosphate uridylyltransferase encodes MTKPIRKAVFPVAGLGTRLLPATKTTPKEMLTIVDRPLIQYAVDEAREAGIEQLIFVTGRGKSALVDYFDIAFELESTMRAKGKDLGVLEPSQAGFGELVSVRQQQPLGLGHAVWCAREIVGDEPFAVLLPDELMLGEPGCLKQLIQAYEKVGGNVVAAFEVPADETHQYGVVDPGTSDGRLTEIRGLVEKPAPGTAPSNLMLPGRYILQPEVMQELDSQERGAGGEIQLTDAMAKLIGRQPFHAWTFAGERHDCGSATGFVLANVAVALGRADTGAAVRDFLDRR; translated from the coding sequence ATGACCAAGCCGATCCGCAAAGCCGTTTTCCCGGTCGCCGGGCTGGGCACCCGCCTGCTCCCCGCGACCAAGACCACGCCCAAGGAGATGCTGACGATCGTCGATCGCCCGCTCATCCAATATGCCGTCGACGAGGCGCGCGAAGCGGGGATTGAGCAGCTGATCTTCGTCACCGGCCGCGGCAAGTCGGCGCTGGTCGATTATTTCGACATCGCGTTCGAACTGGAATCGACGATGCGCGCCAAGGGCAAGGACCTTGGCGTGCTCGAACCCTCGCAGGCCGGGTTCGGCGAACTGGTGTCCGTCCGCCAGCAGCAGCCGCTGGGCCTTGGCCACGCGGTGTGGTGCGCGCGTGAGATCGTCGGCGACGAACCCTTTGCGGTGCTGCTGCCCGACGAACTGATGCTCGGTGAACCGGGCTGCCTCAAGCAGCTGATCCAGGCCTATGAAAAGGTCGGCGGCAACGTCGTCGCGGCGTTCGAAGTGCCGGCCGACGAAACCCATCAATATGGCGTCGTCGACCCGGGCACGAGCGACGGCCGCCTGACCGAGATCCGCGGCCTGGTCGAAAAGCCCGCGCCGGGGACCGCGCCGTCCAACCTGATGCTTCCCGGCCGTTATATCCTGCAGCCCGAAGTGATGCAGGAACTGGACAGCCAGGAACGCGGCGCCGGCGGCGAAATCCAGCTGACCGACGCGATGGCCAAGCTGATCGGGCGGCAGCCGTTCCATGCCTGGACTTTCGCCGGGGAACGCCATGATTGCGGCAGTGCGACCGGCTTCGTCCTTGCCAATGTCGCGGTGGCGCTGGGCCGGGCCGATACCGGCGCGGCGGTGCGGGACTTCCTCGACCGCCGCTAG